In Gammaproteobacteria bacterium, the following proteins share a genomic window:
- a CDS encoding sulfotransferase has product MPSDQQVLMQEAVAAHQRGDFTGAEARYRRVLRENPAHADATHFLGLLAHQTGHDDAALELLERAIELGPGSPLYRNNLAGVLQALGRHAEAERRYREALNLKPDYVEAVIGLAKTCEAQGRSAEALMLYDRALQLAPRNLDAWLGRGAVLAVRAQYKQALDCYRQARALAEHDSQQLQRVGLAFHGVDAHVEARGCFVAALALQADSVEAHNSLGITLGDMGDLQPAEAEYREALRLKPDHVGAIYNLTSLVRFLPTDPLWPPLMSMEQKLTERPVDEQVLLHFALGKIREDDRDYDLAFEHFLSGNRLHRARSNYDEARQAEFYRDCMRYFDAGFMAARSGVGTADSSPIFIVGMSRSGTTLVEQILASHPQVHGAGEMRLLQRCASLEMEPLTNEAEMPRRLAQLESAALTRIGDRYNAALKELAPDARRVTDKLPGNMALVGLMHLAFPRAHIIHCVREPLDTCVSCFTKHFTTGHDFSYELRELGRFYRLYQELMRHWQRVLPPGRMLEVRYEEVVNDLEREARRLVAFCGLDWNDACLRFHEHRRTVRTASLAQVRRPIYASSVGRWRHYEKYLDPLKQALAGD; this is encoded by the coding sequence CCGGTCATGATGACGCGGCGCTCGAACTGCTTGAGCGTGCCATCGAGCTCGGACCCGGGAGCCCTCTCTACCGCAACAATCTTGCGGGCGTTCTGCAAGCGCTCGGCCGGCATGCCGAAGCCGAACGCCGTTACCGGGAGGCGCTGAACCTCAAGCCGGACTATGTCGAAGCCGTAATCGGGTTGGCAAAAACCTGCGAAGCACAGGGAAGGTCGGCCGAAGCCTTGATGCTTTATGACCGCGCGTTGCAACTGGCGCCGCGCAATCTCGATGCGTGGCTGGGTCGCGGAGCAGTGTTGGCCGTGCGCGCGCAATACAAGCAGGCGCTGGACTGTTATCGGCAGGCACGCGCGCTTGCTGAGCATGACAGTCAGCAATTGCAGCGTGTGGGTCTGGCTTTCCACGGCGTGGATGCGCACGTCGAAGCGCGCGGCTGTTTTGTAGCCGCCCTGGCTTTGCAGGCGGATTCAGTCGAGGCCCACAACAGCCTGGGTATTACACTCGGTGATATGGGAGATTTACAGCCTGCGGAAGCCGAGTACCGCGAAGCCTTGCGGCTCAAGCCGGATCATGTGGGCGCTATTTACAACCTCACCAGCCTGGTCCGGTTTCTACCCACGGATCCGCTGTGGCCACCGCTCATGTCCATGGAGCAAAAACTGACGGAGCGACCGGTGGACGAACAGGTACTTCTGCATTTTGCGCTCGGCAAGATCCGTGAAGACGACCGCGACTATGACCTTGCCTTTGAACACTTCCTGAGCGGTAACCGCCTGCATCGCGCGCGCTCGAATTACGACGAGGCGCGCCAGGCGGAGTTTTATCGCGACTGCATGCGTTACTTCGATGCCGGTTTCATGGCCGCGCGCAGCGGCGTGGGAACCGCAGACTCATCGCCGATCTTCATCGTCGGCATGTCGCGCTCCGGCACCACGCTGGTGGAGCAGATTCTGGCGAGTCATCCGCAGGTGCATGGCGCCGGCGAAATGCGCCTGTTGCAACGCTGCGCCAGTCTGGAGATGGAGCCCTTGACCAACGAGGCAGAAATGCCCCGGCGGCTTGCACAACTGGAAAGCGCAGCCCTCACGCGCATCGGCGACCGCTACAACGCGGCGCTGAAGGAATTGGCGCCGGATGCGCGGCGCGTCACTGACAAGTTGCCGGGCAACATGGCTTTGGTTGGTCTGATGCACCTGGCATTTCCCCGCGCGCACATCATTCACTGCGTACGTGAACCGCTGGACACCTGTGTTTCCTGTTTCACCAAACATTTCACCACTGGACACGATTTCAGCTATGAGCTGCGCGAGTTGGGGCGTTTTTACCGGCTATACCAGGAATTGATGCGTCATTGGCAGCGGGTGCTGCCGCCGGGGCGGATGCTGGAAGTGCGCTACGAGGAGGTAGTCAATGACCTGGAACGCGAGGCGCGGCGGCTGGTGGCATTCTGCGGCCTGGATTGGAACGATGCCTGCCTGCGTTTTCACGAACACCGGCGTACGGTGCGCACCGCAAGTCTCGCGCAGGTGCGCCGGCCGATTTATGCCAGCTCCGTGGGACGCTGGCGGCACTATGAGAAATACCTGGACCCGCTCAAGCAGGCGCTCGCGGGCGATTGA